A single window of Nicotiana tomentosiformis chromosome 1, ASM39032v3, whole genome shotgun sequence DNA harbors:
- the LOC104105772 gene encoding uncharacterized protein, with protein MAPKEDRKDPAWAYSERVCETNKMAIRCLFCDKISNGGIYRQKAHLIGGDPNVASCPKVPSHVKEDLKTFLHKKRELKTQLIHEQELYNLDDDDETEEGDDASSLPPKSQKRGRMQPMSSSCGSTGKTKGPMDCYFSQKSGDKEGKCGNPQIDAKTILRDRAITMFARWMYDAGLPFNCVNYTDTFSAFIEAVGQYGPGMKPPTYHEVRGPYLKKEVAEVNKIVEEHKVEWNKFGCSIMMDKWTARNGKMIINILVNSPKGSLFLESVDASDSSTDSTKMYSLFKSTIDSIGAENVVQVVTDNASENVKAGDLMSAGYPHIYWTPCAAHSINLIFGDIFKERPFSSIFNQAIRVHSYIVQRPLLLNMMKRFTKQRSLVKPAKTRFATAFLTLHRMYEQKSNLKKLFVSDEYTNSAYGREARGRESADIILSPSFWNNVVHALKIGGPLVKVLRLVDGEQRPPMGYLYEAMDRAKEAIQVSFSDQRKYKRVFEIIDKRWDSKLHSPLHAAGLVLNPELFYDNEERILGDEPLWNGYYECIEKLIPEESVQDKITEQFSIYRNAEQLFGKNMAIRQRKTKSPVEWWKQYGHSTPDLQKFSIKVLSLTCSSSGCERNWSVFEHIHTKKRNKLTLKRLNDLVFIKYNRTLRRRYNARNVIDPISLDSIDDANEWLTGVPEDHADEEVFEETSDFTWGDVAEARGIGERIYGLRGSTSTSEEGKRGSYFVPS; from the exons atggCGCCAAAAGAAGATAGGAAAGATCCGGCTTGGGCTTACTCTGAAAGAGTTTGCGAGACCAACAAGATGGCAATTAGATGTCTTTTTTGTGACAAGATTTCAAATGGAGGAATCTATCGTCAAAAAGCGCATCTAATCGGCGGTGATCCAAATGTCGCATCTTGTCCTAAAGTTCCGTCGCATGTGAAGGAAGATTTGAAAACATTCCTTCATAAAAAGAGAGAGTTAAAGACTCAACTGATTCATGAACAAGAACTGTATAATCTTGATGACGATGATGAAACAGAAGAAGGTGACGATGCTTCGTCGCTTCCACCAAAATCACAAAAGCGGGGAAGGATGCAACCAATGTCTTCTAGTTGTGGATCTACTGGCAAGACCAAAGGTCCTATGGATTGTTACTTCTCGCAAAAATCTGGAGATAAGGAAGGAAAATGTGGTAATCCTCAAATTGATGCCAAAACGATTTTGAGGGATCGTGCAATTACAATGTTTGCGCGGTGGATGTATGATGCAGGTCTTCCTTTTAATTGTGTTAATTATACTGACACTTTTTCTGCTTTTATTGAGGCCGTAGGCCAATATGGTCCAGGAATGaagcctccaacatatcatgaagtTAGAGGGCCATATCTAAAAAAAGAGGTGGCAGAGGTGAACAAAATCGTGGAGGAGCACAAAGTAGAATGGAACAAGTTTGGTTGTTCCATTATGATGGATAAGTGGACGGCGAGAAATGGAAAAATGATCATCAATATCTTGGTGAATTCTCCTAAGGGAAGCCTGTTTCTTGAGTCCGTTGATGCAAGCGACTCTTCGACTGATTCAACCAAAATGTACTCTTTGTTCAAGAGTACAATAGACTCTATTGGAGCAGAAAATGTTGTTCAAGTTGTCACGGATAACGCCAGTGAAAATGTTAAAGCTGGAGATTTGATGTCTGCTGGGTACCCGCATATTTATTGGACTCCGTGTGCAGCACATTCCATTAATTTGATCTTTGGTgacattttcaaggaaagaccctTTAGTTCAATCTTTAATCAGGCAATTAGAGTGCATTCCTATATTGTTCAAAggcctttgttattgaatatgatGAAGAGATTCACTAAACAAAGAAGCTTGGTGAAACCCGCAAAGACAAGATTTGCTACTGCTTTCTTGACTTTGCATAGGATGTATGAGCAAAAAAGCAATTTGAAGAAGTTGTTTGTTTCAGATGAGTACACCAACAGTGCCTATGGAAGGGAAGCTCGAGGGAGAGAATCTGCAGATATTATACTTTCTCCTTCATTCTGGAACAATgtggttcatgcattgaagattggtGGTCCTTTAGTTAAAGTGCTTCGTTTGGTGGATGGGGAGCAAAGGCCACCAATGGGCTACCTGTACGAAGCAATGGATAGGGCAAAGGAGGCTATTCAAGTCTCGTTTAGTgatcaaagaaaatacaaaagagtCTTTGAGATCATAGATAAAAGGTGGGATAGTAAGCTTCATAGCCCTTTGCATGCAGCTGGACTTGTTTTGAACCCGGAACTGTTTTATGACAATGAAGAAAGGATTCTAGGAGATGAACCTTTGTGGAATGGATACTATGAATGTATTGAGAAGTTGATACCTGAAGAATCCGTGCAAGATAAAATAACAGAGCAATTTAGTATTTATAGGAACGCTGAGCAACTTTTTGGAAAAAACATGGCGATTAGACAAAGAAAGACGAAGTCACCAG TTGAATGGTGGAAGCAATATGGCCATTCCACTCCGGATTTACAAAAGTTTTCCATCAAGGTTCTAAGTCTAACATGTAGCTCATCCGGGTGTGAAAGGAATTGGAGCGTGTTTGAACAT ATTCATACCAAAAAAAGGAACAAACTAACCTTGAAGCGTCTCAATGATCTAGTATTCATTAAGTACAATAGAACATTGAGGCGTCGTTACAACGCTCGCAATGTAATTGATCCAATTAGTTTGGACAGCATCGATGATGCTAATGAATGGCTAACTGGAGTCCCGGAAGATCATGCAGATGAAGAAGTATTTGAGGAAACTTCTGATTTCACTTGGGGTGATGTTGCGGAGGCGCGTGGAATTGGGGAGAGGATTTATGGTTTGAGAGGGAGTACCTCAACTTCAGAGGAAGGGAAAAGAGGCAGCTACTTTGTCCCtagttga